A window of Gossypium hirsutum isolate 1008001.06 chromosome D13, Gossypium_hirsutum_v2.1, whole genome shotgun sequence genomic DNA:
ATGGATTCGAGTGTGCTGAAGttcattatcttcctatttaagagGTGAGGAGGAATTATgaatagttttaaatattatatcaaaataaacatatatgacaaaaacttataataaaattaatgttaaaataaaataaaaatatcctcACACCAACACATATCCCAAATatgaatttagtaaatgtgaaataTTGGCACGATAAAAGATGGAATCAtttgcttttttcttttctttttttcttttaaggataAATCATTTGCTTTATTCTTAAAACACTTACACACCTTTGACATTAAATATTGTTATATCCGACACATACTTTTATTTCATCTCACGTATGCCTTACCTTAGTAACATTTTCCAGATTTTTTTCTTCGAATCGggcatttgtttttttatatgatCAGACTTtctgttagtttttttttttaatattcattttataaataaaataaggcTCGAAAATCAGTGAATCTTTCATAAAATCCAGACATGATAGTCTTCTAACATTACAAACCACGTCAATTCTTgtgtttttcaacattagtgtaAGGGAAGACTTATGCCGACAACTTTGGCTACAAACACATGGGTGTCAAACATGCCAGGGAGCGTGATGGATTCATCACAACAAGAAGGTGTCTATCGGCCATGTCAGTACTGTAGACCAAATATAGGCCATCAGTAGTTCATACAGCAATCGTGGCGACCAGCTAGATTGCAGGTTGCGAGAGCAGCAGAAAGGCTGTTGGTAAGAAAAAAGGTTTTAAGAGGATTTAAATATAATGTTATTTCCTCTTTTTGGTCAGTAATTGAGGTTAAAATCCAACAAATGCTGACTGTTATCTCTTGCTCAATCTATGGTAACATGTAAAGCATTTAATTCTTTTGAAAATTTGGTCAGTTGCACCATTTACGAAATTTTACCCTTTTGTACCGGCATTTTTACCGTTTTCCTCTGCTTATCTGTTACTCAATTCCAAtcgttatttattttttttattcgatggaagaattattttaattttggaaatGACATTcagattattcttttattttattatatatttacgtgtaattttttttccaacaCTAAGAAACGAAAAAACGAGCGCCTCAATATtgcaaaataaaagaagaaaaaagaaaagaaaacctctACACTAATTCTTATATGTCGGAACAGACAACAAAAATTTTCGTATTAAAAAAAGGATAACATTAAAAGAGAAACTCTATTCCAAGATTAAACAAAATGGAGAACCCGACATCTAATGTTTTAGCACATGTGCAAACCAGACAAGACCTCGTGGTCCAACATTAACTTAGAAGCTTCATCGTTGTTATTGTTGTTACAAAACACATAACTTTCTAAAACACACAACAAAAACCAACAATTTTCAACATCTAGATTTGAGCCCGGACAGCATCTTCCAGTTTCTTCGCCATGAATAGCAGTGTATTATCCAAATAAGAAACAAAATCTTCCAACTTCATACCTTCAATTGGGTCAGATATAAACGACCATTCGATCTTGCACCCATCGCCTTCAACCGCCAACACATTCAGGGTGGCGACGTAGCCTTTGAACCCTATGTTATTTTCGACGATCTCGTAGCTTAGCGAGTGGTTGATGGGGTCGATGGTTAAAAGCTTCTCAATGGCCCAGCTGGTCGAGCTTTCGCAGTAACGGACCAGACCAGGCTGACCCGGAGTCCCTTCCTTACGATGACATGTATCGACTGAAGGGAAAAACTTGTCTATGTTGCAGAACTCAGCTAAGAAGGGCCATATCTGCTCTGGTGTTGTGGTTTTTAGCTCCGCTGTGGACTTTCCTTCCCATTTTGGAACTGTTTCTTCGGCCATTTGAGAGAAGGATAAAGAAATGGAGATGCTTTGGTAATGGGTATGCGATGCAAAGGTAGCAGTTTTATAcactaaaaaaaatttgagatataaaaaattttaatctgCGAGATAATTATTACCTAATCAGTTTCATCATTTCCATTTGATTAGTATTAAAATATAGGATATatactttgggttttttttttatcctACATCTCTTCGATTGTCGTAAATAAAACGCTAAATATTTCGAATTTTAGGATTTTTATCCCCcactgaaaaaattaaattaattaaaaactaatatCATCATTATTTGTTTTTTAAGCAGTGTGGAAaatgctaaattgataaaaagttaTTTatcaattagattttttttattttaacattatcctttaaatattttgttttaaaaattttaataattatatttatcaaataatttaattatattttgtacttaatttctttaaaaatataccaaacagattttataatttaaactgggtatttaatttttttttagtttgtctAATATTAccttaatatattaaatttgagatttatttattaattaatttgagatttaaagtttatattttaataacCATTAGATACAATAATAAGGACAATACACTTTTAAAGGGAGCGGTCCAAACTTTGAAACCATATATTATTGAAAGATGTAATCATTAACTCCCAAAAAATTATTCATTAACCCCCAAAAATTATCTTTATGAACCaataaatgaacatgaaatataCCTTTGATCAtacccaaaaaatatattttaatttaacacatTAGTAACTTAAATGTTGTTTTTTTTCGAATTGACTTTAACCCTACTACTATGAGTTCATGGCCATGTTTAAGatttagttcatttattccaAATTGATAGCCTTGAGGCATCCCAAGCAATCCAAGGAAGAACTTTATAACCAAATTTGATTTCAGCATTGGTCGTGCAAATTCAAAAGTTGTTATAGAACAAAGAACATTGGGTGATAAGGCACATACCTAGGGAGACTAATTATATTGTTGGTCGTATTGTAAACATGGTTATTGTGGAAGCGGAAGGGGTACATGTCTTGCCAAAAGCCCCTATGAAGTTATTTGAAGCCCTTGATAATGATAAGATTAGtagtgctttaattttgtcagtTTAGTTTAATTCTCTATGGTTTTTCATTTtgcaccaatttttttttttttggaaatttttaaatgaggGGTTTCGTTGTACGCTTAGAAAAAAAAACCACATATCAAAATTCTTAATGCTATACCAAAACTTTTAACGTTATAccaatactaatttttttaacactttcattaaaatttttggtATACACTTTTTTTTGAGAGCGCACAGTAGAATTTTCCTATAGAGTAAGTATAAAAGAATAATAGTGTAACATCCCGATACCCGACCCGATCATCGGGTCCAAATTACAAGGTGCTATATTCGCAGCTGAATCAActaaaatcaatttataaattgTTAAACATTCAAGCTACAACTAAAACATATGtataatataataaatcatcaattccaaATTTTATTCAGGCTTACGAAAGCTTTTTCGTTAACTCGAGATCAAAAAATAACCTAATTGTAAGGATTCCAAAATTTTAGGTTGACGTCATGACGCCAAGGGTTTCTCGTCGCAACACAACTTACTATTGTGTGCTCATTGTAACCTCGCAGCAGCGACGTCACCACAATAACCTTGCTCTATTTTTCATCGCGAAATCAAAAGTTTATCGTCGCAACATGACAatctatttttttccaaaatcaacCTGTTTACAAGTTAAAAGGGacctaaaatttcatatatacatatcatacaaTAAATTCACATATTCCACATCAACTAGAACCTATTTCAACACAATACCAAAACATTAACAAGAATTATACCATATATGTGACTTAACATTTGAGACTTTTAACATAAGTTTCCTAGGTACATGCTCAAAAGACCAAAAGGAGTTACTTTATACAAACTTTGTAGGGTCGGGAACGATAGTCTAGATCCTGGCTTCAAGTCTTAAGGCTTCAAGAATCACCTGAACCTACGCAAAAGAAAACAAACCGTAAGTTGAACAACAGGGCTTAGTGGTACATTTATAATTCAAGGCAtactgatggtcactaaactaactaaaaatacaactaaagcaagcgcacctatcgaacaatagcaTAGTTATAGTGAGTAGGGAATATATTAtctacgaggactaaaagtactagtaattaccatttttctattatttacccgacaatttggagtgattatttttaatctaaaattactaaatcaATTTAACTAAGAAAACAACAGTGAATAAAATAGGAGAATAATCAAAGATatcaatgagatagacaatactcAGGAAAGagtccacctagacttcacttattgttatgaatctgaatttaaatgatttattcacttgtgtcttgatccgtagaaatctctaaattatgttaatatctctttcgagagtaagaacaactgactttaggttgattaattgaaatctctttctaattaaaacccctattgtcgtattaactcaatctatggattcccctattagattttactctaatccggtagatttatgtcatcctatttctaggattgcatgcaactccactcaattatgctagatctactcttaaatagggacttttgctccactgaaataagcacattaaacatgaattaatatcccaaaaatatcaaaacatgaaataagcatacataattgagaacaagaatcaagtatttatcatgtaaatcataaatcaaataataagattaatcctaggtttcatcttccctaggtatctagggaatttagttcatactcCTAAATAGAAATATCTCAAAGTTAgaataacaacaagacataaagaaactcaataaaacttcaaaagaaattaaatggagatatttaatcttgaaggagatctgctccgagttgattccaatggcgttcttcgagtcttttcttcaatcttctctaaATATCCCCTCAGATCTTATTCTAGttgatatttatagactttataatgctcagaaagcctaaaaattgggttttttttgtgtgtttgggAAAAGAGGTGcgatatcgacacgggctggcacatgggtgtgtagcCAACCTGTGTTGCTCACACGGGTgtatggccagcccgtgtggaagtgcctgaGCCGTGTAGATCCTGGAAATAGCTCTATTCGTCCAATTTTTGCTCGTGTTTCGctcattttgctcccaaatgctctcctaagtatagaaacatgaatttaagggattaggaacatcaaattcactaatttacatcattaatcatccaaaaatgcattaagaatgagattaaatatgttacttttatatctTATTACATATAAACAAAAGCATTAACAATTCTACTTAATTCTATACATGTATTTCTATATGCACACATCATCCAACCGACTTATTTTTGTTACCAAACTTACCATCGTCAACCTAAATATAGAAATTTGCATATACATTACATACCAAATGATTCAATTATAAGACTTTTCTATAAATCGCTTATAATATCACATTTTCACCCATTCCTGGAGTCCACCGACTCATTTGTATTTGTCTCGGCCCCCAGGGCTTAGTTTCATCTAATTTGCAGAGTCAGTTGTGTAATTTCAGTATGTCatttgcattaaaacacaatTCATTCCAATGATATCAATTTATAACATGTTCATATCATTTACCGAGTTTACATTTTGCAACCCCTATTAGCCTGACTCGGATTTGGACGGATACTCGGATCGTCCAACCAACACATCAAACTAGCATCAAAGTGCATTTTCATATAAGTGGAAATAAAGGAAACTAGCACGAAATGTGCATATTGGAGCACAAAGCACATACTGGCGCGTAAGTGCATAAACCTGTACACAatcaaatcctatggcatgccaactatatccgacccTACtcaaacagttaatagggtaaccaattATCCAATTCATCATATACCACAATTTACATTTTATCATTTCAAATTCATgattcatttcatcattttattataCAACATAAAATGTTTCAGTCAAATTcaaagttaatttcatattttcatcaatttacactattttctattctattcaattcagtcaTCTATTCAAATAATCCATACCAATCTCAATCGAAACATGTCATACTATCCATACCAATCTTTCATCTCTCTTTCCACCAATTTctatttatattatgttaatccttaattatttaagtttaatcACTAATTATGTTAAGTAAATGCCATCATCCAACACCGCCGACTAACACATATTTAAAATAggtctatttgttattttatttctttggttaattgctatttaagtcctcaatctatttactaattaaaaatctatagcgattagactatccaaatttcaattcattaaTACACTAACTCTATAAACACCccaatttaatatttacgaactcgatATACAAAAACGGGATCACATTTTCCGAAACCATTGGAAATCAAATCATTACAAGTAGTTGTATTAAAAATATGCAATACTGATATcattaaatttatacaaatacatgaatattaataataataccaaatattaaaatatatattaaaataaaataaaattgatattatgaagtatacttttttattttagagTAAAGCATtgtgtaaataaaataaaattatgaagaattttgaaaaaaaaaaccaccaGAATTTGAATTATACAAATctccttttaaaatttatttcaaaatttggaatactttattattattaatattattattttttaaaatttaaaaatattgatagaaatGAAATTTCTCTTCCAAATACCTTTAACTTTATTAATgtattaatataaatttgataagAAAACAAGATATGTAACTATTAAACGAACAAACAAATAAGGTATGTGacataattttggtattttagtCTTACATTTTAGCCTATGATTCactgattgagtcttaatttaattaacatgagATTGTTGTCAAATATGTGAGTTTGAGTGTGTTGAAGTGTATTATCactttatttatgtatttttaaatttaaaaaaaaaaactattaccagagattgttattttaaaaatttttaaggaACATGAGAAATAAATCAATAAcatatttatgcatttttcaTTTCCCATAAAGCTCTAAGACGCCACTTTACTTAGCAagaaaagattgtatgaaacagATATATTATTCTTGTCTAATAGTTTAATGCGGCATCAGCAATTTCATCTTGAATTTTaagattttcatttaaatttacttttttttaaagataaaagtGCTAGTGtgatattaaattattgaaaaagtgATATAGATGATGTGACGTCACTGTTCCATCCAATcattttttgagaaaatttattttatttcaacgAACATAAATTCTAAGAAGTAATTAGATGGAGCAATATTCATATAAATAAAACTTGTAGGTAAACATTATATTGTAAAACAaaactttatattaatttataaataagagAGAAGCAATATATGATGAAACACACACGGTTGAGTTGATGATATAAAATTACCATACATTAGAGCTAAAACTAAGACACATTATAATTAACTATCATCAATTCTCTTAGCCAGCCCTTGGAGGCCCTCCTCATACAGTTTCTTCATCTCATCTAATTTCCACCCTTCCACAGAATCAACGGTGAAGGACCACTCGATCACACATCCTTCTTGATCATCAACACCCCCAGGAACAATCTTGACCGTCGAAACATATGAATTGAACCCAATATTACTTTCCACTATCTCATAGCTCAAGCTACGGTTACTATGATCAACGGCTACTAACCTCTCCTTGGACCACTTCTCGGACCCACCGCCGTTACTGTCACCATCACCGCCTTGGGACGAGATCGAGAAACCCGAGCAGAATCTGATACAACCGAGCTCACCGTTGGTGCCATGGATGCCATAGCATGTGGCTAAAGTTGGATACCATTTGTGAAAGTTGAAGAAATCTGTATAAATGGCCCATGTTTTGTCTGGTGAAGCTTTTGTTAGCTTTGATGAAACCTTGGCTTCCCATTTAGGTTGtgaattttgcttcattttttttttctttatgaaaaggaaaaaaagttagaaaaagcTGTGTTGAAAAGCAATTTTTATAGAGGAGGAATCGATCATAAATTCTAACGTGGCATTAACTTACATATTTGGACATATTCCTTGCGTCAATGTCATGCATTGTGATTCCTTTTTTGTCTATAAGGTTAAATACATGCAAACGTTAATttcattttccaaattaaattaattggaaCGTCTAATGTGACCCATAAAATGTTGAGTACAGCCTAAACCTAACCATAACTTTGGGCAGGCAATTATATCACATCTGGTTGGTTGGATTAACCAATAAGGTAACATATTATCCACATTTAAAATACGTGAGGTGAGTCATCATGAGAGTTAAGTGAGATGTTAATCTTTTTTCTACTTTAATTAGTGGTTGAGGGTTTGATCCTCACCTTCAATATGAAACAGTTTTAAAATTTGTGGCCAGCATCTATCTCCTTAATAGATTTATAGAATACGGAGAATTAATTACTAGACTCGCTCCGGTAAAtaccttaaaaaaaattgagatcaaGATCAATAATGCATCAACAATTGTTGGCATCAAGAATAGGAATTTATTGAAAAATTTGGGGGAATGCAGAAATTTTACTAGCCTAAAAAGGCAATTTATCAAACCAGGTATTTGTCTATTTTCTTGTGCCTAGACCTAACCATGGGGCTTCGAGATGggtcaatataaaattttaggcccgttttttAGGCTCGGGctaaaaatgggcctaaaagTTTGCTCAAGCCCAactcaaataaaaatactaaactcgagcccggcccgacccgcccatattaattttttatataaaaataaaattttaaaatataatatatcaaatatactaaaaacattaaaataaatgtttctcaacaaattgaatatattaaaaaaatatttatacttaaataacactaagataattgcaacttagcaaacaaatgcctctaaaatagtagcaaaattaataataaaatagcagtTATACAATAcctaaataataacaacaaaatagtagcaatataatagcaaaatttcatcaaaacaaCAGTAAACAGCAGTAGGGAAAAATATTAGGCAATTTTGGGTTGGGTTGGACCAAAAAAATTTACCCGAGACTCATTTttcgaatttatatttttacccaaatccttCCCTTTTCGGACGAGTAACCTATCTAGGTTGCTTGGAAAGTAACTTTCGGATTGAGATTTAAATGTGTGACTTCCCTATATATTGTTGGTCACGTTAGGCTATGATTATATTTAGACTAAAGCTCTTTGGATCTTTGAATGAGATTTCAACGCTATTTTTTGCGTCTGAAATTTTTTAATTCGTGAGTTACGTTATGGTCTTTTCCACTTCAATTAACAACCGTGAATAGATATGttttttttaggaaaatattattaatacacataatgaacaataataatatggaaatacatttttaaaataattataataataatatggaaATATAGCATatattacaaataataaataaattatggcataatgttaaatttaggcatcaatgtttatattttttgtcaatttgtccATTGTTGAGTGTTGCGTTGTGTGTGTCCTCTTAGTGGGGAGAATTGGATATTTATATGACATGGTTACTGTTTATGGAATTGACGTCCTAGATAGGCTCCGTGTATGTCAACACATAAGTTGTCCTAGACTTGACACGTGTTCGTTGATCCAGGTGTTCGCCAGTTCACTCAGTTTGACTTTGCACCCTTTACTTGCGAACACCCAGGGACATGTGAACTAGGCTCGTGAGCTCTCTCGGTGAGCCCTTAACATATCCACCTAGTGGGGCCCAAACTCAAGTCGCGGGCCGATAGCCTGGGTTATATCCGGGTTTCAAGTTGGCAACTGGAAATACCATAACAactatcatttattttttaagttaaatttgaccctcaaccttttaaaaagagttaattttttgtttttttaatggaaatactGACTAAAACGTTAATTTTTAAACATGGTAGCTCGAATGAGAATCCACTtatatttcatgctaatttttttgaatttttatgaaatttttatattttttaacttttaaatatttttaattttatatttttaaagttatcTGTTGACATaacatataagataaataatttCATGTCAGTATGAAAATACATATGAACTTTTGTACAGGTTGCCACACcaacattgttaaaaaaattaatgttttaatcaatatttctgttaaaaaagaagaagcaatttgactcttttttgaaaggttaagagtcaaatttaactttaaaaaatgactaatttgacaaaaaatgtaaatattaaaaactaaatttaacattatacCACAAATTATTATAAACTAATGCATAATTGTCATATCTATAAAGtgatttaaaaaacaaataaattaatattaacttcaacactaaaataattcaaaaacatatcaaatatactcttttaattgtttaatcGTTGTTGCTTAGATTAGTTAtatcataaaatcataaaaacattTATCTTAAAGGTCTGTTTTACATTATATTTTCATCAATTAAAACTTACCcataaacatcatatatatatatgattaagtTTTAGCTAAATTCGCATTATTATTACACGAATAAAGAGAATATAAATTCAAATGCATTAAATGAGAATTTGTGGTGCActcttatttttttgaataattttattataaataaataagaagagAATGCGTTTCAGCACACTAAAACTCACATCTTTTTACATTAACAATAACATACATGCtaatcgaactaagactcaatcgacgcACAATTTTagcataaaagaaaattaagaaaacatcTCAACATTTAGCCATCTGTCTTCCCATCACATGAAATTTTCCATTAACatcattcattattttttttccttgatACTTTTATAAATTATGAAGTTTAATTGTAATTAAAGAGTGtggtaatatataaatttaaattaataattgttttgggttcatttaaaaaaaaatagaaggctggagagtttatatatttttcttacttCTGATTCGtctttaattttactatttttatatggGGAGAATATTTTCATAGATCATAGTcgaataataatatgatatttcatcattaaataaaacgtttataaataaatattaaaacactaaaatttaaaaccctaaacctttaaattataaatctaaatatgagaattattaatatttatttataatagttattattaatatttaattatttttaataaaattattgatatttatttataactcctatttatattttgtttaatttaatgataCATATAATTATGGAATGTGTGTAGGATTTATTTGTAAATCGTAATTATATTTGCTAAAGAACCAAGGAACAAGAATTTTGTTCTCTAAATTAAGTtgatatgatttattatttaataattaaaatacattattttatataaaattaatttaagttacaGTCCGAACCCATAATTTATACTTGATATAAGTTACCTAACTAATCGAATTTATTTGATATGCATATTCTAACCTTCCGGGGATATATTCCAAACATAGTTTCCATAGGTAATATTTCAAGTTTCACCCTAAGAATTATCAGAACCTCGATTGACATCACTATTATTGTTAGTACAAGAGGATGTGTGTTTGGTTGCACTGAAgtgtattatcctcttatttgagggttttggaaagaCTATTGATAGTCGTAaacgttatatatatatataaaaagcatATATGATAAGAACTTATAacgagattaatgttaaaaaaaaattatcgaatTATATACAATATATTATCCTCTCTCAACATAAAAATTTAGACatcatattttatcaaaaaaacatatataagtaTCTATCAAAGTATTTATGTTGAGTAAATTATATTGGTAATCACccaattattagtattttttatcactcgattatgaaaaattataaaatggtcataTAATTACcagattttgtttcttttttggtcactagttattaaattactaacagaaaaaaatacttaataacttttaaatttgatataataGTAACTTTAACCATCAACTTTTGACATGTGACATCTCGAGCCAGggaataatacatatatatatataaggctcATGGCCTGAAGTTAGggtgtaacgacccaaaattcacgggcatcagaAAAGTGTAGTATCAGGCCTCCatctagttgtgtgtttaattaggttttaattaggtgaatttagcttaatttagggtaattagcaaaaagaactaaattgaatacagggtaaaagtttaattatagattaaaagaaagtataaaggatcaaaatgaaaattaagcCAATTCACAAGTATGAGGCGGCAATTACttcataaaaatcttagatttttatgatttaattatataaatatcttaataaattataatgaatattattattttattagataatgtaatttatattaattaaaattatgaaattatattataaattaaatcaaatagtgACAAATGTAGGGTGATAAAGTTGTACATATGTAATAACATATgcatatacatttgtattataattatttatttacttaaaaattaagttaaaaagatattttgataaattataattataattattatattatggaataaattaaattaaagacaagtgtatggcgattaaattaaacatgtgtaaaatatataaaaataaacttgtaataaaataaaatattttcttataatttaagtaaaagatatttatgaattaagtattattatattattattatgtattgttattattattattattattattcatattattaattaatacaataaataaataaagtaaaagaataaaagaaacaaagaagaaaagaaacagagaccATTCGAAAcaggggaaggaaaaagaaagaaataaaagaaaaggaaaaattagggtttaaggatttaaactttaatttggtaagtcaatcaagtccttttcttttaattttgatgttttaaaagctttagaacaaagttttgttgaaattaagttgaggttttggagttttttaggtttttgaatatagtttatgttgaacaaaagatgaattagggatttaattgaatgaatttcaatttagaattgataaaaggattaaattgtgaagtaagctataagttttatgttttaggggctaaaattgaggaaaattagaaattaggaaaatatgcttcGAACTATTGCTTttccgatgagacactgggtgtcaactattgcttcgaactatccgatgaggcactgggtgccatactggAGTGTTTGGTTGGATCGTGTATCGGCCAAAGTtcgagttttgttaatagggtaaataatgaaatgataaaccAAATGAGTTGATCAATCGAGCTACTGAAATGAGATGAAAAagttaaattgtgaattgaaatgt
This region includes:
- the LOC107937966 gene encoding lachrymatory-factor synthase, translated to MAEETVPKWEGKSTAELKTTTPEQIWPFLAEFCNIDKFFPSVDTCHRKEGTPGQPGLVRYCESSTSWAIEKLLTIDPINHSLSYEIVENNIGFKGYVATLNVLAVEGDGCKIEWSFISDPIEGMKLEDFVSYLDNTLLFMAKKLEDAVRAQI
- the LOC107937964 gene encoding lachrymatory-factor synthase, whose protein sequence is MKQNSQPKWEAKVSSKLTKASPDKTWAIYTDFFNFHKWYPTLATCYGIHGTNGELGCIRFCSGFSISSQGGDGDSNGGGSEKWSKERLVAVDHSNRSLSYEIVESNIGFNSYVSTVKIVPGGVDDQEGCVIEWSFTVDSVEGWKLDEMKKLYEEGLQGLAKRIDDS